The Candidatus Flexicrinis affinis genome has a segment encoding these proteins:
- a CDS encoding 4Fe-4S binding protein, translating to MLFRRASKPTKRPDLDLVIDQDLCYSCGACVAVCPPDALFLHDIRLTVDQDVCTDCDRCVAMCPVHALSLVPHSGRIAS from the coding sequence ATGTTATTTCGACGTGCCAGCAAACCCACCAAGAGACCTGACCTCGACCTGGTGATCGATCAAGACCTGTGCTACTCGTGCGGCGCGTGCGTCGCCGTATGCCCGCCTGATGCGCTGTTTCTGCACGACATCCGCCTCACCGTCGACCAAGACGTGTGTACCGATTGCGATCGCTGTGTGGCCATGTGCCCGGTACATGCGTTGTCACTGGTACCTCACAGCGGCCGGATCGCATCGTGA
- the minC gene encoding septum site-determining protein MinC, with translation MTDAKIDIKGVRDGLLIIIDENSEWMSAVGELAEKLDKQAAFFAGAKLTINLGSRPVTRHGLSSLKAALDNRKLALSKIMSDSPTTTDAAESLDLRTGPASVAAESDDMGATQRYRTQPFDPNEDTVVGLLVPRTLRSGRSVRSDGHVVVLGDVNAGAEIIAAGDIVIWGVLRGTVHAGAIGDVTARVCALEMAPTQLRIADRYSIAPQDKGRWRRTKPEMARIEGDYIVVEPWQRTARKD, from the coding sequence ATGACCGACGCGAAAATCGATATCAAGGGCGTGCGCGACGGCTTGCTGATTATCATCGACGAGAACAGCGAGTGGATGTCCGCGGTTGGGGAATTGGCGGAAAAACTGGACAAGCAGGCGGCGTTCTTTGCCGGCGCCAAGCTGACGATTAATCTGGGTTCGCGTCCTGTGACGCGGCACGGACTGTCGTCGTTGAAGGCCGCGCTCGACAATCGCAAGCTCGCTCTCTCGAAGATCATGTCGGACAGCCCGACCACTACTGATGCGGCCGAGTCGCTGGATTTGCGTACCGGACCTGCGTCAGTTGCGGCCGAGTCGGACGACATGGGTGCGACGCAGCGCTACAGAACGCAGCCGTTCGATCCGAATGAAGATACCGTCGTCGGGCTGTTGGTGCCGCGCACGCTTCGATCAGGCCGGTCGGTACGCAGCGATGGACACGTGGTCGTGCTCGGCGACGTCAACGCCGGCGCGGAGATCATCGCGGCAGGCGACATCGTGATCTGGGGGGTGCTGCGCGGAACCGTGCATGCTGGCGCGATCGGAGACGTGACCGCCCGTGTATGCGCGCTCGAAATGGCGCCGACGCAGCTTCGCATCGCCGACCGGTACAGTATCGCGCCGCAAGACAAAGGACGCTGGCGGCGCACAAAGCCGGAAATGGCGCGTATCGAAGGCGATTACATCGTGGTAGAGCCGTGGCAGCGCACGGCACGAAAGGACTAG
- the minD gene encoding septum site-determining protein MinD: MGGRVVTVTSGKGGVGKTTTTANLGIALARLDKRVVVIDADIGLRNLDIVMGLENRIVYDLVDVVEGRAKVKQAMIKHKQFPDLYLIPAAQTRDKSAVSPADMVQLCNELRKEFDFILIDSPAGIERGFRNAMAPADDILIVTNPEVSAVRDADRVIGLIEAENKGPARLILNRVKMDMVRKGDMLSADDVTDILAVKLIGIVPDDEGVVSASNSGNPVTLQENSRSGQAFRNIARRLCGEDVPFMQLDAQSGLLGRLGRLFGGR, from the coding sequence ATGGGGGGCAGGGTAGTCACTGTCACGTCGGGTAAGGGCGGTGTCGGAAAAACGACCACAACCGCCAATCTCGGCATCGCGCTTGCCCGATTGGACAAGCGAGTCGTCGTGATTGACGCGGACATCGGTCTGCGCAACCTCGACATTGTGATGGGCCTCGAAAACCGAATCGTGTACGACCTTGTCGACGTGGTCGAAGGCCGGGCCAAGGTCAAGCAGGCGATGATCAAGCACAAGCAGTTTCCCGACCTGTACTTGATCCCGGCGGCGCAAACGCGCGATAAGAGCGCCGTGAGCCCGGCCGATATGGTGCAGTTGTGCAACGAACTGCGCAAGGAGTTCGACTTCATCCTGATCGACAGCCCGGCCGGAATCGAGCGCGGTTTCCGCAATGCCATGGCGCCGGCCGACGATATCCTGATCGTGACGAACCCGGAAGTTTCCGCCGTACGCGATGCCGACCGGGTGATCGGGTTGATCGAGGCTGAGAATAAAGGCCCAGCGCGGCTGATCTTGAATCGCGTTAAGATGGACATGGTGCGCAAGGGTGATATGCTTTCTGCAGACGACGTGACCGACATTCTGGCGGTCAAGTTGATCGGCATTGTGCCCGACGACGAGGGTGTGGTGTCGGCGTCGAACAGCGGAAACCCGGTGACGCTTCAAGAGAATTCGCGCTCCGGTCAGGCGTTTCGCAATATCGCGCGCCGGTTGTGCGGCGAGGATGTACCATTCATGCAGCTTGATGCGCAAAGTGGGCTGTTGGGGCGATTGGGCCGGCTGTTCGGTGGTCGGTAG
- a CDS encoding rod shape-determining protein RodA has protein sequence MRSQSLWRNFDYVLLVSVGLLIVIGLFMIRSATFDAIDDELRTRVSDQVLYAVIGLGVMVFLASVDYRTLGGLSLWLYLTMVVLLVLVLALGVVGDAGAQRWINFGIRIQPSEIGKIFIIITLGTYLSKRYTQIGDLRVLAGSLLHLAIPAGLVFIQPNLGTTIVFAVIWFALVWAAGLKIRHIVIFSAVLLIAAPVVYSQMRPYQQSRITTFLNPEGDPQAFYNIRQAIISIGSGGLLGKGYAAPSGQNRLRFLRVRHTDFIFSVISEEFGFIGGMTVMGLIGIVIVRIMRGARLAADPLGAMICYGVAAIIFFQTFVSIGMNLQMLPVTGLTLPFVSSGGTSLLSLMMGIGLAQSVIMRRRRTS, from the coding sequence ATGCGTTCCCAAAGCCTCTGGCGAAATTTCGATTACGTGCTGCTCGTCTCGGTCGGCTTGCTGATCGTCATCGGGCTGTTTATGATCCGCAGCGCCACGTTCGACGCCATCGACGACGAACTGCGCACGCGCGTGTCCGACCAAGTGCTGTACGCGGTGATCGGCCTCGGCGTCATGGTGTTTCTGGCGTCGGTTGACTATCGTACGCTTGGCGGTTTATCGCTCTGGCTGTACCTGACGATGGTCGTGCTGCTGGTGCTCGTGCTGGCGCTCGGCGTCGTCGGCGATGCCGGCGCGCAGCGCTGGATCAACTTCGGAATTCGCATCCAACCCAGCGAGATCGGCAAGATCTTCATCATCATTACGCTCGGCACGTACCTGTCGAAACGCTATACGCAGATCGGCGACCTTCGCGTGCTTGCCGGCTCGCTGCTGCACCTTGCGATCCCGGCGGGTCTGGTCTTCATCCAGCCCAACCTCGGCACGACCATTGTTTTCGCTGTGATCTGGTTTGCGCTCGTTTGGGCTGCCGGGTTGAAGATTCGGCATATCGTCATCTTTTCGGCGGTGCTGTTGATCGCCGCGCCGGTGGTGTATTCACAGATGCGCCCGTACCAGCAAAGCCGTATCACGACGTTCCTCAACCCGGAAGGCGACCCGCAGGCGTTCTACAACATCCGTCAGGCAATCATCTCGATCGGTTCCGGCGGACTGTTGGGCAAAGGCTATGCGGCGCCCAGCGGCCAGAATCGCCTGCGCTTCCTGCGCGTGCGGCACACCGATTTTATCTTCAGCGTGATCTCCGAGGAATTCGGGTTCATCGGCGGAATGACGGTGATGGGCCTGATCGGCATCGTGATTGTACGCATCATGCGCGGGGCCCGGCTCGCTGCCGACCCGCTCGGCGCGATGATCTGTTACGGCGTGGCCGCGATCATCTTCTTTCAGACCTTCGTGTCGATCGGCATGAACTTGCAGATGCTGCCCGTGACCGGCCTCACATTACCGTTCGTGAGTTCGGGCGGCACGTCGCTGCTCTCGCTGATGATGGGCATCGGCTTGGCGCAAAGCGTGATCATGCGCCGCCGCCGGACGTCATAG
- a CDS encoding glutamate--tRNA ligase, whose protein sequence is MTDSTRPVRTRFAPSPTGSLHIGGLRMALWGWLFARHHGGQFVLRIEDTDQKRYDPNALQTLLEALRWVGVDWDEGPEVGGPYGPYVQSERLSLYQEWAKWLVDNDHAYYCYCSSERLEQVNKEKQAAGIPPGYDRRCRYASPAELASLKAEAEAEGRNPVIRLKMPREGKSIFPDLVRGDVEFENESIQDAVLLKGDGFPTYHLAVVVDDHFMHISHVMRGIEWLPSAPLHMQVWKAFGWEMPQYAHLPVMLNPNGKGKISKRKPPVDAKGNVLPVMVHDYIKGGYLAPALANLLVGIGWNFGDEVEVFSMDEARERFSDFSRINPSNSAFPMEKLEWINGLYIREKMTPDELADALRGPLEAAGLDVDMDTLRKVAPLVQTRIKTLNDVVDMAGFFFKPEFAPPPVEKLIQKKMDAASTKRALEACIPVIETVDPFTADKLLETFTELGQELGLNNSQMFGVLRVAASGQAISTPTFETMEIVGRAESLRRVKLAIDLVS, encoded by the coding sequence ATGACCGACTCCACGCGCCCCGTGCGCACCCGCTTTGCCCCTAGCCCGACCGGATCGCTGCACATCGGCGGCCTGCGCATGGCCCTCTGGGGCTGGCTGTTCGCGCGCCATCACGGCGGGCAGTTTGTCTTGCGCATCGAGGACACCGACCAGAAGCGTTACGATCCGAACGCGCTGCAAACGCTATTGGAAGCCTTGCGCTGGGTCGGTGTCGATTGGGACGAAGGCCCCGAAGTCGGCGGGCCGTACGGCCCGTATGTCCAGAGCGAACGGCTTTCGCTGTATCAGGAGTGGGCCAAGTGGCTGGTCGACAACGATCATGCCTACTACTGCTACTGCTCGTCCGAGCGGCTCGAACAGGTCAACAAAGAGAAGCAGGCTGCCGGCATCCCTCCCGGCTACGATCGCCGCTGCCGCTACGCCTCGCCTGCTGAACTCGCTTCGCTGAAGGCGGAAGCCGAGGCTGAAGGGCGGAATCCGGTTATCCGGTTGAAGATGCCGCGTGAAGGCAAATCCATCTTCCCCGACCTCGTGCGCGGCGATGTCGAGTTCGAGAACGAGTCGATTCAGGACGCCGTGCTGCTCAAGGGCGACGGCTTCCCGACCTATCACCTCGCCGTCGTCGTCGACGACCACTTCATGCACATCAGCCACGTCATGCGCGGGATCGAATGGCTTCCGTCCGCGCCGCTGCACATGCAGGTGTGGAAGGCGTTCGGCTGGGAGATGCCACAATACGCGCACCTGCCCGTGATGCTCAACCCCAACGGCAAAGGCAAGATCAGCAAGCGCAAGCCGCCGGTGGACGCCAAGGGCAACGTGCTGCCGGTGATGGTTCACGACTACATCAAGGGCGGTTACCTTGCGCCGGCGTTGGCGAACCTGCTGGTCGGGATCGGCTGGAACTTCGGCGACGAGGTCGAAGTGTTCAGCATGGACGAGGCGCGCGAACGGTTCAGCGACTTCAGCCGCATCAACCCGTCCAACAGCGCATTCCCAATGGAAAAGCTCGAGTGGATCAACGGGCTTTACATCCGCGAAAAGATGACGCCCGACGAGCTGGCCGACGCCTTGCGCGGTCCACTGGAAGCGGCAGGCCTAGACGTCGACATGGACACACTGCGCAAGGTCGCACCGCTGGTGCAGACGCGTATCAAGACGCTTAACGACGTGGTCGACATGGCCGGGTTCTTCTTCAAGCCGGAGTTCGCGCCGCCGCCAGTCGAGAAGCTCATCCAGAAGAAGATGGACGCGGCCAGTACCAAGCGCGCGCTAGAAGCCTGCATACCGGTGATCGAGACCGTCGACCCGTTCACGGCCGACAAGCTGCTCGAAACTTTTACCGAACTGGGGCAGGAGCTTGGCCTGAACAACTCGCAGATGTTCGGCGTGCTGCGCGTCGCCGCCAGTGGTCAGGCGATCTCGACACCGACGTTCGAGACGATGGAAATTGTCGGGCGAGCGGAATCGCTGCGTCGCGTCAAGCTGGCAATCGATCTGGTGAGTTGA
- a CDS encoding ABC transporter ATP-binding protein, which translates to MSQEAVIRVEAVTKQLPLGKVMIDALRGVDMTVYKGEMVGLVGPSGSGKSTLLGILGGLDSPTAGRVEIAGIDTTRLGEGRMTEVRNENIGFIFQFFNLIPTLTALENVMLPIQFARKRQFNPAKRARELLKLLGLGDRMHHRPSELSGGQQQRVAIARALANNPPLILADEPTGNLDTESGKLVLDTLRQIREESGTTVLLVTHDPDIAAGMDRILTLVDGRIVEHNHVPVA; encoded by the coding sequence ATGTCACAGGAAGCCGTAATTCGAGTCGAAGCCGTCACAAAGCAGCTTCCGCTGGGTAAGGTGATGATCGATGCCCTGCGCGGGGTCGACATGACCGTCTACAAAGGCGAGATGGTCGGGCTTGTTGGTCCGTCTGGCAGCGGCAAATCGACGCTGCTGGGCATTCTCGGCGGGCTGGACTCGCCGACCGCGGGCCGTGTCGAAATCGCCGGAATCGACACGACTCGCTTGGGCGAAGGGCGGATGACGGAAGTCCGCAACGAGAACATCGGCTTCATCTTCCAGTTCTTCAACCTGATTCCCACGTTGACGGCGCTCGAAAACGTGATGCTGCCGATCCAGTTTGCGCGCAAGCGGCAGTTCAACCCCGCCAAGCGCGCCCGCGAACTGCTCAAGCTATTGGGTCTGGGCGATCGCATGCATCATCGCCCTTCGGAGCTGTCCGGCGGTCAGCAGCAGCGCGTCGCGATTGCCCGCGCATTGGCGAACAACCCGCCGCTGATCCTCGCCGACGAGCCGACCGGCAACCTCGACACCGAGTCGGGCAAGCTGGTGCTGGACACGCTGCGTCAAATCCGTGAAGAAAGTGGGACGACCGTGCTGCTTGTCACGCATGACCCCGACATCGCCGCTGGCATGGATCGCATTCTGACGTTGGTGGATGGGCGAATCGTCGAGCACAACCACGTGCCAGTCGCCTAA
- the minE gene encoding cell division topological specificity factor MinE, with protein MSNFLGRLFGRGKDESSAQAAKRRLQFVLVHDRINLPPDLMTAMKEEILQVISKYVQVAGESIDIALKPSEGDINLLIAEVPFAKTLDTPRKPQDDADDDDLEGPVA; from the coding sequence ATGTCGAACTTTCTAGGACGCCTGTTTGGGCGGGGCAAAGACGAGTCCAGTGCGCAGGCAGCCAAGCGTCGCCTTCAGTTCGTCCTCGTCCACGACCGTATCAATCTTCCACCGGACTTGATGACGGCGATGAAGGAGGAGATCCTACAGGTCATCTCCAAGTACGTGCAGGTCGCCGGGGAGTCGATCGATATCGCGCTCAAGCCCAGCGAGGGCGACATCAACTTGCTCATCGCCGAAGTGCCGTTCGCAAAGACGCTCGACACCCCACGTAAGCCGCAAGATGACGCCGACGACGACGATCTCGAAGGGCCTGTTGCGTAG
- a CDS encoding beta-lactamase family protein: protein MTGSSAEFSLPRATPESQGIASPVVRQFVEALENQGNVHSVMLLRHGKVIAEGWWSPYARDYPHMLFSVSKSFTSTAVGLAAAEGYLSIDDRVLSYFPAETSSDPGDPLAAMTVRHLLTMSTGHAVDTWPTMVRRPDGDWVAGFLEVPVTRTPGTHFVYNTGATYMLSAIVQKATGMKLTEFLQPRLFAPLGIENATWRESPRGIAHGGTGLSVTTEDIAKFGQLYLQNGLWQGAQIVPEAWVDAATSYQVSNGDDANSDWAQGYGYQFWRCRHNAYRGDGAFGQYCIVMPEQDAVLAMTAGIDLLEMQQPLDFVWDILLPAMRPDPLPDDGAAQAELSQKLATVTLPPVQGQAASPVMTQVSGRTYAVGDNALAIETLTLSFTGDGCVFSIKTATGEETIPFGYGRWQQGQPTALFRHPLLFDRTAIASSGAWTADDVYTMVVQLIETPFNHTLTCHFVRDELLIEVQVNVSLESTKPVVLLGRSAKQGLNVNASGE, encoded by the coding sequence ATGACCGGTTCCTCAGCAGAGTTCAGTTTGCCACGCGCCACCCCCGAAAGTCAGGGGATTGCTTCGCCGGTCGTGCGTCAATTCGTCGAAGCGCTGGAGAATCAGGGCAATGTCCACAGCGTCATGCTGCTGCGACACGGCAAGGTGATCGCAGAAGGCTGGTGGTCGCCCTATGCGCGTGACTACCCGCACATGCTTTTTTCAGTCAGCAAGAGCTTTACGTCTACGGCCGTGGGCCTCGCCGCAGCCGAGGGATACCTGTCCATCGACGATCGGGTGCTGTCCTATTTCCCAGCGGAAACGTCCAGTGATCCGGGGGATCCGCTGGCGGCGATGACGGTGCGTCATCTGCTGACGATGTCCACGGGGCACGCTGTCGACACGTGGCCGACGATGGTCCGGCGGCCCGATGGTGACTGGGTGGCGGGGTTTCTGGAGGTCCCGGTAACGCGCACGCCGGGGACTCACTTTGTGTACAACACCGGGGCAACCTATATGCTCTCTGCGATCGTGCAGAAGGCAACCGGAATGAAACTCACGGAGTTTCTGCAGCCGCGGCTGTTTGCGCCGCTGGGTATCGAGAACGCAACTTGGCGAGAATCGCCACGGGGGATTGCGCACGGCGGTACCGGGCTGAGCGTCACAACAGAAGATATTGCCAAATTCGGCCAGTTATACCTGCAAAACGGACTGTGGCAGGGCGCGCAGATCGTGCCTGAAGCGTGGGTGGACGCAGCGACGTCTTATCAAGTCTCAAACGGCGATGACGCGAACAGCGACTGGGCGCAGGGTTACGGCTATCAATTCTGGCGCTGCCGGCACAATGCGTATCGAGGCGATGGAGCCTTTGGTCAGTACTGTATTGTCATGCCGGAGCAGGACGCCGTCCTTGCCATGACTGCCGGGATCGATTTACTTGAGATGCAGCAGCCACTCGACTTCGTTTGGGACATCCTGCTTCCGGCGATGCGTCCGGACCCACTGCCTGACGATGGTGCCGCCCAAGCTGAACTGTCGCAGAAGCTGGCAACCGTGACTCTACCGCCGGTACAGGGACAGGCGGCGTCGCCCGTGATGACACAGGTGTCCGGGCGAACCTATGCTGTCGGCGACAACGCGCTCGCGATCGAGACCCTGACCCTGAGCTTTACCGGCGATGGATGTGTGTTCAGCATCAAGACAGCGACGGGTGAGGAGACGATCCCCTTTGGCTACGGCCGGTGGCAGCAAGGCCAGCCGACGGCCTTGTTCCGCCACCCCCTCCTGTTCGACCGCACGGCGATCGCGTCCAGCGGCGCATGGACAGCCGACGACGTGTATACGATGGTCGTCCAGTTGATTGAGACGCCGTTCAACCATACGCTGACATGCCATTTCGTCAGGGACGAACTCCTGATCGAAGTCCAGGTCAACGTCTCGCTGGAGTCGACGAAGCCGGTCGTACTACTGGGGCGTTCAGCGAAACAAGGGCTGAATGTGAATGCGTCAGGCGAGTGA
- a CDS encoding branched-chain amino acid transaminase — protein sequence MSQFAYFKGRIVPADQATISVKNHAFNYGTAVFGGLRAYWNADDEQLYIFRPLDHFRRLIQSASLLRMAVPNTPEGLEQILIDLLRAENYRENVYVRPLVYKDLDGIGVRLHDVPDAVTMWTLPFGKYIEKEDGAHVHFSAWRRVDDNAIPARGKVSGSYANSALIKSDAVLSGYDEALVLNQDGHVSEASAANIFMVRNGTVFTPPVQSNVLEGITRRSLMQLLRDEMGVDVVERDIDRTEIYLADEVFLCGTGVQIAAVTRVEHRAIGTGRMGEITRELRDLFGNVVMARVEKYREWCTPVYATEPISES from the coding sequence ATGTCGCAGTTTGCGTATTTCAAGGGGCGTATCGTCCCGGCGGATCAGGCGACGATCAGCGTCAAGAATCACGCGTTCAATTATGGCACGGCGGTCTTTGGCGGCCTGCGCGCGTACTGGAACGCCGACGACGAGCAGCTCTACATCTTCCGCCCGCTCGACCATTTCCGGCGTCTGATTCAGTCGGCGTCGCTGCTGCGCATGGCCGTCCCCAACACGCCGGAAGGCCTTGAGCAGATTCTGATCGACCTGCTGCGCGCCGAGAACTACCGTGAGAACGTCTACGTCCGCCCGCTGGTGTACAAGGATTTGGACGGGATCGGCGTGCGCTTGCACGACGTGCCCGACGCCGTCACGATGTGGACGCTGCCTTTCGGCAAGTACATCGAGAAGGAAGACGGCGCGCATGTGCACTTTTCGGCGTGGCGGCGCGTCGACGATAACGCCATCCCCGCCCGTGGCAAGGTCAGCGGTAGCTACGCCAATTCGGCGCTGATCAAGTCGGATGCGGTGCTTTCGGGGTATGATGAGGCGTTGGTGCTCAATCAGGACGGGCACGTCAGCGAGGCCAGCGCGGCCAACATCTTCATGGTGCGCAACGGCACCGTGTTCACGCCGCCGGTGCAGAGCAACGTGCTCGAAGGCATCACCCGGCGCTCGCTGATGCAGCTTCTGCGCGACGAAATGGGCGTGGACGTCGTAGAACGAGATATCGACCGCACGGAGATCTATCTGGCCGACGAAGTGTTCTTGTGCGGCACGGGCGTGCAGATCGCCGCGGTAACGCGCGTCGAACATCGCGCCATCGGCACGGGCCGGATGGGTGAGATCACGCGCGAACTGCGCGATCTGTTCGGGAACGTCGTGATGGCGCGGGTCGAGAAGTATCGCGAGTGGTGCACGCCGGTCTACGCGACCGAGCCGATCAGCGAGAGCTAA
- a CDS encoding aminoacyl-tRNA hydrolase produces MSERWLIAGLGNPGPQYENTRHNMGYKVVETLAKRHGLTFSRTEKRASVADGLIAGRRVLLAKPLTYMNESGVAVRGLIDFYKIDVDKLIVAADDLDLPLGTLRLRNGGGDGGQRGVRSIIQHLGTREFARARCGIGRPPGQMDPAAYVLRPFMGDDAISAQIMIERAADAVETWLTDGLELAMTRHNGVVA; encoded by the coding sequence ATGAGCGAGCGCTGGCTGATCGCAGGGCTGGGCAACCCCGGTCCGCAGTACGAGAACACCCGCCACAACATGGGGTACAAGGTCGTCGAGACGTTGGCGAAGCGCCACGGTCTGACGTTTTCGCGTACCGAGAAGCGCGCCAGCGTGGCCGACGGGCTGATCGCTGGGCGGCGCGTGCTGCTCGCCAAGCCGCTGACGTACATGAACGAGAGCGGCGTGGCCGTGCGCGGCCTGATCGACTTCTACAAGATCGACGTCGACAAGCTGATCGTCGCGGCCGACGACCTCGACCTGCCGCTGGGGACGCTGCGCCTGCGCAACGGCGGCGGCGACGGCGGGCAGCGCGGGGTGCGCAGCATCATCCAGCACCTCGGCACGCGCGAGTTCGCCCGGGCACGCTGCGGGATCGGCCGCCCGCCCGGCCAGATGGATCCGGCGGCGTATGTGCTGCGGCCGTTCATGGGCGACGACGCCATCAGTGCGCAGATTATGATCGAGCGCGCGGCCGACGCGGTCGAGACGTGGCTGACTGACGGCCTCGAACTGGCGATGACCCGCCACAACGGCGTCGTGGCGTAG
- a CDS encoding M1 family metallopeptidase, which translates to MRKVIVVLLVAVVATVVFAQSPGAPGIGDDFYPELGNGGYDVEAYTIEVSVSDDLAAITSATTTITALATQSLSSFNLDFLGMTVDSVRVNGGEAEFARDGREMTITPQQAIPDAETFLVEVAYHGVPGTDSDGDSLQFNNGWFNYGSGILVASEPDGSAVWFPCNDHPLDKATFEFMIDVPAPYVVVANGTLEATIKDGARILYHWAMRQPMATYLATVNINTFTEQREVTDSGLVIRNYFPLAIAEQATETFARQGEMIAAFEPLFGPYPFDVYGAVVADIPLGFALETQTISLFGRNVISGTATGSGVPSESVIAHELAHQWFGNSLTPATWRDLWLNEGFATYAQALWVESTAGRPAADRLMVSFYAQIRNPLNVARGTAAPGNPPPEALFNRSVYLRGAWVLHALRLQIGDEAFFDLLREYAARFAYGNVTTQDFVDLASEISGDPSVPDLLDRWIYGVPVPDVPQLGLFGG; encoded by the coding sequence ATGCGGAAAGTCATTGTCGTGCTGCTGGTCGCGGTCGTCGCCACCGTCGTATTCGCGCAGTCCCCCGGCGCGCCGGGAATCGGGGACGACTTCTATCCGGAGCTCGGCAACGGCGGTTATGACGTCGAAGCCTACACGATTGAGGTTTCCGTCAGCGACGATCTGGCGGCCATCACCAGCGCGACGACTACCATCACCGCACTGGCGACTCAGTCGCTGTCATCGTTCAACCTCGATTTCCTCGGGATGACCGTAGATTCGGTGCGTGTGAACGGCGGCGAGGCCGAGTTCGCGCGTGATGGACGCGAAATGACGATCACGCCGCAGCAGGCGATTCCCGATGCCGAGACGTTTTTGGTCGAAGTCGCCTATCACGGCGTGCCCGGCACTGACAGCGACGGCGACAGCCTTCAGTTCAACAATGGGTGGTTCAACTACGGCAGCGGCATCCTGGTCGCCAGCGAACCGGACGGATCGGCGGTGTGGTTCCCGTGCAACGATCACCCGCTGGACAAGGCGACGTTCGAGTTCATGATCGACGTGCCGGCACCGTATGTGGTGGTGGCCAACGGGACGCTCGAGGCGACCATCAAAGACGGCGCACGCATTCTGTACCACTGGGCGATGCGTCAGCCGATGGCGACGTACCTGGCGACCGTCAACATCAACACCTTCACCGAACAGCGCGAGGTAACCGACAGCGGCCTGGTGATCCGCAACTACTTCCCGCTGGCGATCGCCGAGCAGGCCACCGAGACGTTCGCGCGGCAGGGCGAGATGATCGCCGCGTTCGAGCCGCTGTTCGGGCCGTACCCGTTCGACGTCTACGGCGCTGTGGTGGCCGATATTCCGCTCGGGTTCGCGTTGGAGACGCAGACGATCTCGCTGTTCGGGCGCAACGTCATTAGCGGCACGGCGACCGGTTCGGGTGTGCCGTCGGAGAGCGTGATCGCGCACGAACTGGCGCATCAGTGGTTCGGCAACAGCCTGACACCCGCGACATGGCGCGATCTGTGGCTCAACGAGGGGTTTGCCACCTACGCGCAGGCGCTGTGGGTCGAGTCCACCGCCGGACGGCCCGCCGCCGACCGGCTGATGGTGTCGTTCTACGCGCAGATCCGAAACCCGCTGAACGTGGCGCGCGGGACCGCCGCGCCGGGGAATCCGCCGCCCGAGGCGCTGTTCAACCGCAGCGTGTACCTGCGAGGGGCGTGGGTGCTGCATGCGCTCCGGCTTCAGATCGGCGACGAGGCGTTCTTCGACCTGCTGCGCGAGTACGCGGCCCGCTTCGCGTATGGCAACGTGACGACGCAGGACTTTGTCGATCTGGCGTCGGAGATCAGCGGCGATCCGAGCGTGCCGGACTTGCTTGACCGCTGGATTTACGGCGTCCCCGTGCCGGATGTCCCGCAGTTGGGGCTGTTCGGCGGCTGA